TTCGAACTCCTTATTTTCTTTTAAACAGCATAAATCTTCTACGGTGACCCCAAAGATTTGCGCTATCCGATATGCCAACAGAAGGGAAGGACTATACTTTCCTGTTTCAATAGAAATAATGGTGCGTGAAGAAACATGGACCAAGCTAGCTAACTGCTGTTGGGTTAACTCGGCTGAAGTGCGAAGTTCTTTTACTCGTGTTTTCATGTGGAACTTCCTTTCACTTATATGAAGCATGCTTCATGTGAAGCTGACTTCATATTAGCATGCAACCAAAATTTTATCAAGAGAGTAGATTAGCCTGCAAGCAGTTTATGTGTATTATTTTATGCCTACTCTGAGACCTATATCTTTATTGAAATTGAAAA
This genomic window from Caproicibacterium sp. BJN0003 contains:
- a CDS encoding helix-turn-helix transcriptional regulator, which translates into the protein MKTRVKELRTSAELTQQQLASLVHVSSRTIISIETGKYSPSLLLAYRIAQIFGVTVEDLCCLKENKEFEDKQYENL